The following proteins are co-located in the Streptomyces sp. NBC_01198 genome:
- a CDS encoding vitamin B12-dependent ribonucleotide reductase — MTETTSGPARGSRTKGSKTSKGLRIERIHTTPGVHPYDEVVWEHRDVVMTNWRDGSINFEQRGVEFPDFWSVNAVNIVTSKYFRGAVGSPQREKSLKQLIDRVVLTYRKAGEKHGYFGSPDEAEVFEHELTYALLHQVFSFNSPVWFNVGTAQPQQVSACFILSVDDSMESILDWYKEEGMIFKGGSGAGLNLSRIRSSKELLSSGGNASGPVSFMRGADASAGTIKSGGATRRAAKMVVLDVDHPDVEAFIETKVKEEVKIRALRDAGFDMDLGGDDITSVQYQNANNSVRVNDEFMKAYESAAPYGLRARMTGEVIEEVDARSLFRKLAEAAWACADPGIQYDDTINHWHTSPETGRITASNPCSEYMHLDNSSCNLASLNLLKFLRDDGEGRQSFDAERFAKVVELVITAMDISISFADFPTEKIGETTRAFRQLGIGYANLGALLMATGHAYDSDGGRGLAGAITSLMTGTSYKRSAELAAVVGAYDGYARNADAHKRVMKQHSDANGAARRVDDLDSPVWAAATEAWQDVIRLGEKNGFRNAQASVLAPTGTIGLMMDCDTTGVEPDLALVKFKKLVGGGSMQIVNNTVPTALRRLGYQPEQIEAIVAHIAEHGNVIDAPGLKQEHYEVFDCAMGERAISAMGHVRMMAAAQPFLSGAISKTVNLPETATVEEVEEVYYEGWKLGLKALAIYRDNCKVGQPLSAKKKDDTKAEKTAQAAAQVEKVVEYRPVRKRLPKGRPGITTSFTVGGAEGYMTANSYPDDGLGEVFLKMSKQGSTLAGMMDAFSIAVSVGMQYGVPLETYVSKFTNMRFEPAGLTDDPDVRMAQSIVDYIFRRLALDFLPFETRSALGIHSADERQRHLDTGSYEAGEDDVDVEGLAQSAPRQVEPRAPLAVAKPPAAETPAPKEAHNSTELLEIQLGLNADAPLCFSCGTKMRRAGSCYLCEGCGSTSGCS, encoded by the coding sequence ATGACAGAGACGACGAGCGGCCCGGCACGCGGTTCCCGCACCAAGGGGTCCAAGACGAGCAAGGGCCTGCGCATCGAGCGCATCCACACCACCCCCGGCGTGCACCCGTACGACGAGGTGGTCTGGGAGCACCGTGACGTCGTCATGACCAATTGGCGCGACGGCTCGATCAACTTCGAGCAGCGTGGCGTCGAGTTCCCCGACTTCTGGTCGGTGAACGCGGTCAACATCGTCACCAGCAAGTACTTCCGCGGCGCGGTGGGCAGTCCGCAGCGTGAGAAGAGCCTGAAGCAGCTGATCGACCGGGTGGTTCTCACCTACCGGAAGGCGGGCGAGAAGCACGGATACTTCGGTTCGCCCGACGAGGCCGAGGTCTTCGAGCACGAGCTGACCTACGCGCTGCTGCACCAGGTCTTCAGCTTCAATTCGCCGGTCTGGTTCAACGTGGGCACCGCCCAGCCGCAGCAGGTCTCCGCGTGCTTCATCCTGTCCGTCGACGACTCCATGGAGTCGATCCTCGACTGGTACAAGGAAGAGGGCATGATTTTCAAGGGCGGCTCGGGCGCCGGCCTGAACCTGTCCCGTATCCGCTCGTCCAAGGAGCTGCTCTCCTCCGGCGGCAACGCCTCAGGTCCGGTCTCCTTCATGCGCGGCGCCGACGCCTCCGCCGGCACCATCAAGTCGGGCGGCGCCACCCGCCGCGCCGCCAAGATGGTCGTCCTGGACGTCGACCACCCCGACGTCGAGGCCTTCATCGAGACGAAGGTCAAGGAAGAGGTGAAGATCCGCGCCCTGCGGGACGCGGGCTTCGACATGGACCTGGGCGGCGACGACATCACGTCCGTCCAGTACCAGAACGCCAACAACTCGGTGCGTGTCAACGACGAGTTCATGAAGGCGTACGAGTCCGCCGCCCCCTACGGCCTGCGCGCCAGGATGACCGGTGAGGTCATCGAGGAGGTCGACGCGCGGTCGCTCTTCCGCAAGCTGGCCGAGGCGGCCTGGGCCTGCGCCGACCCGGGCATCCAGTACGACGACACGATCAACCACTGGCACACGTCGCCGGAGACCGGCCGGATCACCGCGTCGAACCCGTGCAGCGAGTACATGCACCTGGACAACTCCAGCTGCAACCTGGCCTCGCTGAACCTGCTGAAGTTCCTGCGCGACGACGGCGAGGGCCGCCAGTCCTTCGACGCGGAGCGCTTCGCCAAGGTCGTCGAGCTGGTCATCACCGCGATGGACATCTCGATCTCCTTCGCCGACTTCCCGACCGAGAAGATCGGCGAGACCACCCGCGCCTTCCGCCAGCTGGGCATCGGTTACGCCAACCTGGGCGCCCTGCTGATGGCGACCGGCCACGCCTACGACTCCGACGGCGGCCGCGGACTCGCCGGGGCCATCACCTCGCTGATGACCGGAACGTCCTACAAGCGCTCCGCGGAACTGGCCGCGGTCGTCGGCGCCTACGACGGCTACGCCCGCAACGCCGACGCCCACAAGCGCGTCATGAAGCAGCACTCCGACGCCAACGGCGCCGCCCGCAGGGTCGACGACCTGGACAGCCCGGTATGGGCCGCGGCCACCGAGGCCTGGCAGGACGTCATCCGGCTCGGCGAGAAGAACGGCTTCCGCAACGCGCAGGCGTCGGTGCTGGCGCCCACCGGCACGATCGGCCTGATGATGGACTGCGACACCACGGGTGTCGAACCGGACCTGGCCCTGGTGAAGTTCAAGAAGCTCGTCGGCGGCGGCTCGATGCAGATCGTGAACAACACGGTCCCCACCGCGCTGCGCAGGCTCGGCTACCAGCCCGAGCAGATCGAGGCGATCGTCGCCCACATCGCCGAGCACGGCAACGTGATCGACGCGCCCGGGCTCAAGCAGGAGCACTACGAGGTCTTCGACTGCGCCATGGGCGAACGGGCGATCTCGGCCATGGGCCACGTGCGCATGATGGCTGCCGCCCAGCCCTTCCTGTCCGGCGCCATCTCCAAGACGGTGAACCTGCCGGAGACGGCCACCGTGGAGGAGGTCGAGGAGGTCTACTACGAGGGCTGGAAGCTCGGCCTGAAGGCACTGGCGATCTACCGCGACAACTGCAAGGTCGGCCAGCCGCTCTCGGCCAAGAAGAAGGACGACACGAAGGCCGAGAAGACGGCACAGGCAGCCGCGCAGGTCGAGAAGGTCGTCGAGTACCGCCCGGTGCGCAAGCGCCTCCCCAAGGGCCGTCCCGGCATCACCACGTCCTTCACCGTGGGCGGCGCCGAGGGCTACATGACGGCGAATTCGTATCCGGACGACGGTCTGGGCGAGGTCTTCCTGAAGATGTCCAAGCAGGGCTCCACCCTCGCGGGCATGATGGACGCGTTCTCCATCGCGGTGTCCGTTGGCATGCAGTACGGCGTCCCGCTGGAGACCTACGTCTCGAAGTTCACGAACATGCGCTTCGAGCCGGCCGGACTCACCGACGACCCGGACGTGAGGATGGCGCAGTCGATCGTCGACTACATCTTCCGCCGCCTGGCGCTGGACTTCCTCCCCTTCGAGACCCGCTCGGCGCTCGGCATCCACTCCGCGGACGAGCGGCAGCGGCACCTGGACACCGGCTCGTACGAGGCGGGCGAGGACGACGTCGACGTCGAGGGCCTGGCCCAGTCCGCACCGCGGCAGGTCGAGCCCCGCGCGCCGCTGGCCGTCGCCAAGCCCCCGGCGGCGGAGACCCCGGCGCCCAAGGAGGCGCACAACTCCACCGAGCTGCTGGAGATCCAGCTCGGCCTCAACGCCGACGCTCCGCTGTGCTTCTCCTGCGGCACCAAGATGCGCCGCGCCGGCAGCTGCTACCTCTGCGAGGGCTGCGGCTCGACCAGCGGGTGCAGCTGA
- the nrdR gene encoding transcriptional regulator NrdR produces MHCPFCRHPDSRVVDSRTTDDGASIRRRRQCPDCGRRFTTVETASLMVIKRSGVTEPFSRSKVIAGVRKACQGRPVTEDALAQLGQRVEEAVRATGSAELSTHDVGLAILGPLQDLDLVAYLRFASVYRAFDSLEDFERAITELREQLPPTTPGGLDEDLGVPAPASAAD; encoded by the coding sequence ATGCACTGCCCCTTCTGCCGGCACCCCGACAGCCGTGTCGTCGACAGCCGCACCACCGATGACGGCGCCTCCATCCGCCGGCGCCGCCAGTGCCCCGACTGCGGTCGCCGGTTCACCACCGTGGAGACCGCGTCACTCATGGTGATCAAGCGCAGCGGCGTCACGGAACCGTTCAGCCGCAGCAAGGTGATCGCCGGCGTGCGCAAGGCCTGCCAGGGCCGCCCCGTCACCGAGGACGCCCTGGCCCAGCTCGGTCAGCGGGTCGAGGAGGCGGTCAGGGCCACCGGCAGCGCGGAGCTGTCGACCCACGACGTGGGGCTGGCCATACTCGGTCCGCTCCAGGACCTCGACCTCGTCGCGTATCTGCGGTTCGCCTCGGTCTACCGGGCATTCGACTCGCTCGAGGACTTCGAGCGGGCCATCACGGAGCTGCGCGAGCAGCTGCCACCCACCACTCCTGGCGGGCTCGACGAGGACCTCGGTGTCCCCGCCCCCGCATCCGCCGCCGACTGA
- the lexA gene encoding transcriptional repressor LexA, protein MTTTAESATGTLTAHDRSPDRIGPLDVMNEENSPKPARSLPGRPPGIRADSSGLTERQRRVIEVIRDSVQRRGYPPSMREIGQAVGLSSTSSVAHQLMALERKGFLRRDPHRPRAYEVRASDAGHPQPTDTSGKPSASYVPLVGRIAAGGPILAEESVEDVFPLPRQLVGDGELFVLKVVGDSMIEAAICDGDWVTVRRQPVAENGDIVAAMLDGEATVKRFKRDNGHVWLLPHNAAYQPIPGDEATILGKVVAVLRRV, encoded by the coding sequence GTGACCACCACCGCAGAGAGCGCCACAGGGACATTGACCGCCCATGACCGCTCCCCGGATCGAATCGGCCCGTTGGACGTGATGAACGAAGAGAACAGCCCGAAGCCCGCGCGCTCACTTCCCGGACGGCCCCCGGGTATTCGCGCCGACAGCTCCGGCCTCACCGAACGCCAGCGCAGGGTCATCGAAGTCATCAGGGATTCGGTGCAGCGCCGCGGATACCCCCCGTCCATGCGCGAAATCGGCCAGGCCGTCGGCCTGTCCAGTACGTCATCGGTGGCCCATCAGCTGATGGCACTGGAGCGGAAGGGCTTTCTGCGCCGCGACCCGCACCGACCGCGGGCCTACGAGGTGCGTGCCTCCGACGCCGGGCACCCCCAGCCGACCGACACCTCGGGAAAGCCCTCGGCCTCCTACGTGCCACTGGTGGGGCGGATCGCGGCCGGCGGACCGATCCTCGCCGAGGAGTCGGTCGAGGACGTCTTCCCGCTGCCCCGCCAACTCGTGGGCGACGGCGAACTGTTCGTGCTCAAGGTGGTCGGTGACTCGATGATCGAGGCGGCCATCTGCGACGGCGACTGGGTCACCGTGCGACGCCAGCCGGTCGCCGAGAACGGCGACATCGTCGCCGCCATGCTCGACGGCGAAGCCACGGTGAAGCGCTTCAAGCGGGACAACGGCCATGTGTGGCTGCTGCCGCACAACGCCGCCTACCAGCCCATCCCCGGCGACGAGGCCACCATCCTGGGCAAGGTCGTGGCGGTCCTGCGCAGGGTGTGA
- a CDS encoding ATP-dependent DNA helicase — translation MTDTPPPALTDLLHAAVTAVGGVERAGQVTMAEAVAAAVDDKSHLLVQAGTGTGKSLGYLVPALAHGERVVVATATLALQRQLVERDLPRTVTALQPLLRREPQFAMLKGRSNYLCLHRLHEGAPQDDEEGLFDPFEAAAPTSKLGQDLLRMRDWADETETGDRDGLTPGVSDRAWGQVSVSSRECLGAAKCAYGAECFAEAARERAKLADVVVTNHALLAIDAIEGTPVLPGHEVLIIDEGHELVSRVTGVATGELSAGSVNRAVKRAARLVNEKAADALLSAAEGFERVMELALPGRLEEVPEDLLYVLAALRDACRQVITALGDTRDKSVQDEDAVRKQALAAVEHVHEVCERLVSASEYDVVWCERHDRFGASLRVAPLNVSGLLREKLFTDRSVVLTSATLKLGGDFNGVAASMGLAAEGTSGEDVAPWKGIDVGSPFDYRKQGILYVARHLSPPGRDAGREDMLEELAELIEAAGGRTLGLFSSMRGAQTAAEAMRDRLDHPVLLQGEETLGELIRTFSQDARTCLFGTLSLWQGVDVPGVNCQLVVMDRIPFPRPDDPLMSARQKSVEEHGGNGFMAVAATHAALLMAQGAGRLIRASGDRGVVAVLDPRLATARYGGFLRSSMPDLWYTTDRNQVRRSLAAIDAAAKV, via the coding sequence ATGACTGACACGCCCCCACCCGCGCTCACCGACCTGCTGCACGCCGCCGTCACCGCCGTCGGAGGCGTGGAGCGGGCCGGTCAGGTCACCATGGCCGAGGCCGTCGCCGCCGCCGTGGACGACAAGTCCCATCTGCTCGTGCAGGCGGGCACCGGCACCGGTAAATCGCTCGGGTACCTCGTGCCCGCGCTCGCTCACGGGGAGCGCGTGGTGGTCGCCACCGCCACCCTGGCGCTCCAGCGCCAGCTCGTCGAGCGCGACCTGCCCCGGACGGTCACCGCGCTGCAGCCGCTGCTGCGCCGTGAGCCGCAGTTCGCCATGCTCAAGGGCCGGTCGAACTACCTGTGCCTGCACCGCCTGCACGAGGGAGCGCCGCAGGACGACGAAGAGGGCCTCTTCGACCCCTTCGAGGCCGCGGCGCCGACCAGCAAGCTCGGCCAGGACCTGCTGCGGATGCGGGACTGGGCCGACGAGACGGAGACCGGCGACCGCGACGGCCTGACCCCCGGGGTGTCCGACCGCGCCTGGGGCCAGGTGTCGGTCAGCTCGCGCGAGTGCCTGGGCGCCGCCAAGTGCGCCTACGGCGCGGAGTGTTTCGCCGAGGCCGCGCGGGAGCGCGCCAAACTGGCCGACGTGGTGGTCACCAACCACGCGCTGCTCGCGATCGACGCGATCGAGGGCACCCCGGTGCTGCCCGGCCATGAAGTGCTGATCATCGACGAGGGGCACGAGCTGGTCTCCCGGGTCACCGGCGTGGCGACCGGCGAGCTGAGCGCGGGCAGCGTGAACCGCGCGGTCAAGCGCGCCGCCCGGCTGGTCAACGAGAAGGCCGCCGACGCCCTGCTGAGCGCCGCGGAGGGCTTCGAGCGGGTGATGGAGCTGGCGTTGCCGGGACGGCTGGAGGAGGTCCCTGAGGACCTCCTCTACGTCCTCGCCGCGCTACGGGACGCCTGCCGCCAGGTGATCACGGCCCTCGGCGACACCCGCGACAAGTCGGTGCAGGACGAGGACGCGGTGCGCAAGCAGGCCCTGGCGGCCGTCGAGCACGTGCACGAGGTCTGCGAACGGCTGGTCTCGGCCTCGGAGTACGACGTGGTGTGGTGCGAGCGGCACGACCGTTTCGGGGCCTCGCTGCGGGTCGCCCCGCTCAATGTGTCGGGGCTGCTGCGCGAGAAGCTGTTCACCGACCGCTCGGTCGTCCTCACCTCCGCCACCCTCAAGCTCGGCGGCGACTTCAACGGTGTGGCGGCCTCGATGGGCCTGGCTGCCGAGGGCACCTCGGGCGAGGACGTGGCGCCGTGGAAGGGCATCGACGTCGGATCGCCCTTCGACTACCGCAAGCAGGGCATCCTCTACGTGGCCAGGCACCTGTCGCCACCCGGCAGGGACGCCGGCCGTGAGGACATGCTGGAGGAACTCGCCGAGCTGATCGAGGCGGCCGGCGGCCGTACGCTCGGGCTGTTCTCCTCGATGCGCGGCGCCCAGACCGCCGCGGAGGCGATGCGCGACCGGCTGGACCACCCGGTGCTGCTGCAGGGCGAGGAAACTCTGGGCGAGCTGATCCGCACCTTCTCGCAGGATGCCAGGACGTGCCTGTTCGGCACGCTCTCGCTGTGGCAGGGCGTGGATGTGCCGGGGGTGAACTGCCAGTTGGTGGTGATGGACCGGATCCCGTTCCCGCGGCCCGACGACCCGCTGATGAGCGCGCGGCAGAAGTCGGTCGAGGAGCACGGCGGCAACGGCTTCATGGCGGTCGCCGCCACCCATGCCGCGCTGCTGATGGCCCAGGGCGCGGGCCGGCTGATCAGGGCGTCGGGCGACCGCGGTGTGGTGGCCGTCCTCGACCCGCGGCTGGCGACCGCCCGCTACGGCGGCTTCCTGCGCTCCTCCATGCCCGACCTCTGGTACACCACCGACCGCAATCAGGTGCGGCGCTCGCTGGCCGCGATCGACGCCGCGGCGAAGGTCTGA
- a CDS encoding IucA/IucC family protein yields the protein MTTTSPPSDSAAWQRAARRLLAKLLAEFAYEEVIVPEPEPAAGPTAYRLPVSDTLTYRFQARRGAYGSWQVDPPSIGPDGDPLHFVSQAHNGVLGLSGDTTGHLIRELLATLRADLRLDAHALPAAELAELDYAELEGHQTGHPWLVANKGRLGFSDADAARWAPEARRQHRLPWIAVHRGLARYRGVDTLATPDLLYADEIPPATLDAFRSTIADRDRDPADHLLLPVHPWQWEHVVLPLFAPAVADGSIIALGTDNDLRVPQQSIRTFLNTSHPRRRTVKLPLSVLNTLVWRGLPTQRTLAAPAVTAWVDGLRAGDPFLRDETRVILLGEVASVTVAHPQYDRLPTVPYQYRELLGCIWREPLTAHLDPGERARTLAALLHTDPEGRSFTAELVARSGVAPAVWLRHLFGALLPPLLHFLYQYGTVFSPHGENAIVVFDEQDLPVRLAVKDFVDDVNVSAQALPEHDTMPDEVRAVLLTEEPGFLTQFIHSGLFVGVLRYLAPLCEDQLGVPGTVFWGLVRGEIIRYQERFPHLKERFAGFDLLTPRIARLCLNRNRLHLDGYRDRAERPHAAVHGTVPNPLHAL from the coding sequence GTGACCACCACCTCCCCTCCCTCCGACTCCGCGGCCTGGCAGCGTGCGGCCCGGCGCCTGCTGGCGAAGCTGCTCGCCGAATTCGCCTACGAGGAGGTGATCGTCCCCGAACCCGAGCCCGCGGCCGGCCCGACGGCGTACCGCCTGCCGGTCAGCGACACGCTGACCTACCGCTTCCAGGCCCGCAGGGGCGCGTACGGCAGCTGGCAGGTGGACCCCCCGAGCATCGGTCCTGACGGCGATCCGCTGCACTTCGTCAGCCAGGCGCACAACGGCGTCCTCGGCCTGAGCGGGGACACCACCGGCCACCTCATCCGCGAGCTCCTGGCCACGCTGCGCGCCGACCTGCGGCTGGACGCCCACGCGCTGCCGGCCGCCGAGCTGGCCGAGCTGGACTACGCGGAGCTCGAAGGACACCAGACAGGACACCCCTGGCTGGTCGCCAACAAGGGACGTCTCGGATTCTCCGACGCCGACGCGGCCCGCTGGGCGCCCGAGGCCCGCCGACAGCACCGGCTGCCGTGGATCGCCGTGCACCGCGGCCTCGCCCGATACCGCGGTGTCGACACCCTGGCCACCCCCGATCTGCTCTATGCGGACGAGATCCCGCCCGCCACACTCGACGCCTTCCGCTCCACCATCGCCGACCGGGACCGCGACCCGGCCGACCACCTGCTGCTGCCGGTCCACCCGTGGCAGTGGGAGCACGTGGTGCTGCCGCTCTTCGCCCCCGCTGTCGCCGACGGATCCATCATCGCGCTCGGCACTGACAACGACCTGAGAGTGCCGCAGCAGTCCATCAGGACCTTCCTCAACACCAGCCACCCGCGGCGCCGTACGGTCAAGTTGCCGCTGTCGGTGCTCAACACCCTGGTGTGGCGCGGACTGCCCACCCAGCGCACCCTCGCCGCGCCCGCCGTCACCGCCTGGGTGGACGGGCTGCGGGCCGGCGATCCGTTCCTGCGCGACGAGACCCGGGTGATCCTGCTCGGCGAGGTCGCCTCGGTGACGGTGGCGCATCCGCAGTACGACCGGCTGCCGACCGTCCCGTACCAGTACCGCGAACTGCTCGGCTGCATCTGGCGCGAGCCGCTGACGGCGCACCTCGACCCGGGCGAGCGCGCCCGTACGCTGGCCGCGCTGCTGCACACCGACCCGGAAGGACGCTCTTTCACCGCGGAGCTCGTCGCGCGTTCCGGCGTCGCCCCGGCAGTGTGGCTGCGGCATCTGTTCGGCGCGCTGCTGCCGCCGCTGCTGCACTTCCTCTACCAGTACGGCACGGTCTTCTCCCCGCACGGCGAGAACGCCATCGTCGTCTTCGACGAGCAGGACCTGCCGGTGCGGCTCGCGGTCAAGGACTTCGTCGACGACGTCAACGTCAGCGCACAGGCGCTGCCCGAGCACGACACGATGCCCGACGAGGTCCGGGCGGTGCTGCTGACCGAGGAGCCCGGCTTCCTCACCCAGTTCATCCACTCGGGACTCTTCGTCGGCGTGCTGCGGTATCTGGCGCCGCTGTGCGAGGACCAGCTGGGAGTGCCGGGAACGGTCTTCTGGGGCCTGGTGCGTGGGGAGATCATCCGCTACCAGGAACGTTTCCCCCACCTCAAGGAACGATTCGCCGGCTTCGACCTGCTCACCCCGCGCATCGCCCGGCTCTGCCTCAACCGCAACCGGCTGCACCTCGACGGCTACCGCGACCGCGCCGAGCGGCCGCACGCCGCAGTCCACGGCACCGTCCCCAACCCCCTGCACGCGCTGTGA
- a CDS encoding GNAT family N-acetyltransferase gives MSSADPGTEDTLDLTLPPEFLALFAARDTSRVHGAPGPRAGRAGAATGLIGDIARWAPADTPAGTFRLLPAEPARDLALVSRWMNDPAVAEFWELAGDPAVTGRHLDAQLRGDGRSIPCLGLLDGTPMSYWEIYRADLDPLSRHYPARPQDTGVHLLIGGAADRGRGLGSTLIKAVAELILDHRPGCGRVISEPDLRNTPSVAAFLTAGFRLSAEADVPGKRAALMIRDRSLRHLL, from the coding sequence GTGTCATCCGCCGACCCCGGCACCGAGGACACCCTCGATCTGACGCTGCCGCCGGAATTCCTCGCGCTCTTCGCCGCCCGCGACACCTCACGGGTCCACGGCGCGCCCGGCCCCCGGGCCGGGCGCGCCGGCGCAGCCACCGGCCTGATCGGGGACATCGCCCGATGGGCCCCCGCCGACACCCCTGCCGGGACGTTTCGCCTCCTGCCGGCCGAGCCCGCGCGCGACCTCGCCCTCGTCAGCCGCTGGATGAACGATCCGGCGGTCGCGGAGTTCTGGGAGCTCGCCGGCGACCCGGCGGTGACCGGGCGGCACCTGGACGCCCAACTCCGCGGCGACGGCCGCAGCATCCCCTGCCTGGGGCTGCTCGACGGCACCCCGATGAGCTACTGGGAGATCTACCGCGCCGACCTCGATCCGCTGTCCCGCCACTACCCGGCCAGACCACAGGACACCGGTGTCCACCTGCTCATCGGCGGCGCCGCAGACCGCGGCCGCGGGCTCGGAAGCACCCTGATCAAGGCGGTGGCCGAGCTGATCCTGGACCACCGGCCCGGCTGCGGTCGTGTGATCTCGGAACCCGACCTCCGCAACACCCCCTCCGTGGCAGCCTTTCTCACAGCGGGCTTCCGGCTGTCCGCCGAGGCCGACGTCCCGGGCAAGCGCGCTGCCCTGATGATCCGCGACCGCTCGCTGCGCCATCTGCTCTGA
- a CDS encoding IucA/IucC family protein translates to MTAPAEAAPAVDVTGLPVQRPHFPMPAGTPHSAAPAGSGPDPLQHPDAYRAADAAATDNLLRCWVRERGLPRPADSVLRISLPASGIEARAAVRHWSPTGHHRFGPARPTTAGPALTAVELSALLAREGGGEPTEAADMVARVADSVRRTAVFVAERRSRPGPPDAELHFLDSEQALIFGHPMHPAPKSREGLSDAENAAYSPETRGSFRLHWLAVDEALLATDSAWTERGRPIRATDLIASFAAAAAAAAAGPARPAGTALLPLHPWQARDIRHRPEVLDLFEAGLLHDLGPYGEAWHPTSSVRTVYRHDAPAMLKLSLGVRITNSRRENLRKELLRGTEVHRLLRSGLAAQWRAAHPGFDIVRDPAWLAVDTADGEPVPGLDVVLRHNPFGPGDRAHCVAGLASPRPWPADGGAPVLWSRLAAVIAGLAERTGRPGPAVATEWFLRYLDAVVGPLLWLDGEAGIALEAHQQNTLVLLDADGWPCGGRYRDNQGYYYRASHRADLERRLPGLGVASDTFVADEIADERFAYYVGINNVLGLIGALGAQQLADEQVLLAAFRRFLSRAAQRGGSSLPGLLLHSAHLRCKANLLTRLHGMDELVGPVDTQSVYVTMPNPLAV, encoded by the coding sequence ATGACCGCCCCCGCAGAAGCCGCCCCTGCCGTCGACGTGACCGGCCTGCCGGTTCAGCGCCCGCACTTCCCGATGCCCGCCGGGACGCCGCACTCCGCGGCCCCGGCAGGCAGCGGCCCCGATCCGTTGCAGCATCCCGACGCCTATCGCGCCGCCGACGCGGCGGCCACCGACAACCTGCTGCGCTGCTGGGTACGCGAACGGGGCCTGCCACGGCCCGCCGACTCCGTGCTGCGGATCTCCCTGCCCGCCAGTGGGATCGAGGCCCGAGCCGCCGTACGCCACTGGTCGCCCACCGGCCACCACCGCTTCGGGCCCGCCCGTCCGACCACGGCCGGCCCCGCCCTGACCGCCGTCGAGCTGTCCGCGCTGCTGGCCAGGGAGGGCGGCGGCGAGCCCACGGAGGCGGCCGACATGGTGGCCAGGGTGGCCGATTCGGTGCGCCGCACCGCCGTCTTCGTCGCGGAACGGCGCAGCCGTCCCGGTCCTCCCGATGCCGAACTGCATTTCCTGGACTCGGAGCAGGCCCTGATCTTCGGGCACCCGATGCACCCTGCCCCGAAGAGCCGCGAAGGGCTCAGCGACGCGGAGAACGCGGCCTATTCCCCCGAGACGCGCGGCTCGTTCCGGCTGCACTGGCTCGCGGTGGACGAGGCGCTGCTCGCCACCGACTCCGCCTGGACCGAGCGGGGCCGCCCGATCCGGGCGACCGACCTGATCGCCTCCTTCGCCGCCGCCGCCGCCGCCGCCGCCGCCGGCCCGGCCCGGCCGGCGGGCACCGCGCTGCTGCCGCTGCATCCCTGGCAGGCCCGCGACATCCGGCACCGGCCGGAAGTGCTCGACCTCTTCGAGGCCGGGCTGCTGCACGACCTGGGCCCCTACGGCGAGGCGTGGCACCCCACCTCGTCGGTGCGGACCGTCTACCGGCACGACGCCCCGGCGATGCTCAAGCTGTCGCTGGGCGTGCGCATCACCAACTCCCGGCGGGAGAACCTCCGCAAGGAACTGCTGCGCGGCACCGAGGTCCACCGGCTGCTGCGCAGCGGTCTGGCCGCGCAGTGGCGCGCCGCCCACCCCGGCTTCGACATCGTGCGCGACCCCGCCTGGCTCGCCGTCGACACCGCGGACGGCGAACCCGTACCCGGCCTGGACGTCGTGCTCCGGCACAATCCGTTCGGTCCGGGCGACCGGGCCCACTGCGTCGCCGGACTGGCCTCGCCGCGCCCCTGGCCCGCCGACGGCGGGGCGCCCGTCCTGTGGTCGCGGCTTGCCGCGGTCATCGCGGGCCTCGCGGAGCGCACCGGGCGGCCCGGTCCTGCCGTCGCGACCGAGTGGTTCCTGCGGTATCTGGACGCCGTGGTCGGCCCGCTGCTCTGGCTGGACGGCGAGGCGGGCATCGCCCTCGAAGCGCACCAGCAGAACACCCTGGTGCTGCTGGACGCCGACGGCTGGCCCTGCGGCGGCCGCTACCGGGACAACCAGGGGTACTACTACCGTGCCTCGCACCGCGCCGACCTGGAGCGGCGGCTGCCCGGCCTCGGAGTCGCCAGCGACACCTTCGTCGCCGACGAGATCGCCGACGAACGCTTCGCGTACTACGTCGGCATCAACAATGTCCTGGGGCTGATCGGCGCTCTCGGGGCGCAGCAACTGGCGGACGAGCAGGTGCTGCTCGCCGCGTTCCGCCGCTTCCTCAGCCGGGCGGCGCAGCGCGGTGGCAGCAGCCTGCCCGGCCTGCTGCTGCACAGCGCGCACCTGCGCTGCAAGGCCAACCTGCTGACCCGGCTGCACGGCATGGATGAGCTCGTCGGCCCGGTCGACACCCAGTCGGTCTACGTCACCATGCCCAACCCACTGGCCGTCTGA